The window CCCCGGACAGTTTTTTTGTTGAGTTCTTTTCGTTTTTGGTAGATTTCTGCCACAGTAAAGCCATTTTCTCCCTCTGCCTTGTCCACATGGAATCCCTTGGGGATTTCAAGTGATTCTGTCTTCTTGGTCAAAGATGATGGCATGGCGGCGTGTGGATTGGTAGAGGCTTTAGAATGGTTATTGGTGTGGGCGCCAACTATCCCTGTGGCAAAAATGATCCTTTCAAAGGTACGGTTGAGTGTCCTGCTTGTAAAGTTTCTTAGTTCCATATCTGGAAGAACTTTTACTATAGAATCTTTTTCAACCTTTGATTCAGGGATTGCAACCCAAATTTTTTCGTTTCCAGTATTGAGATTAAGGTATGTATATCCTGGGACATTTAAGACTTCTAATACCTTTCCCTCGATTACCTTTGAGTGAAGTTTGGCCGGTGGAACAGCGTTGTTGTTAGAGGCCACCTTTTTGGGTTCATGAGAGTTGTTCCCCTTACAACCTGAATATGAGAATAATAATATTAAGCTCAATAAAATAGTAAAATATCGCATTTTGTTACCTCTCTTTTTTAGTGTTTTTAACAGATAAGGCTGGGTCTTATCAAGAGGGAAAACGTAATGGTTGGGAACTATGTGAGGAACTTGACAAATTTCTTGAGCTAATTAGTCTTCTTTACGTGTCGTCGTTCTTCCATATATGTTGGCGCCCACAGAGGGGAAGGTCTCATATGATCGGTCGCTCGACGAACAGGGAGTACGTCCATCGATCTTTCCACCTCGTAATAGGGGCGAGTTTTGACCGCTTACATATTTGGGAGTACGGAAAGTATGCATTGAAGTACTCTTTGAAGGCTTATCCTATTGGCTTTTTCAAGACTCCACGGTCTCGGAGGCATTGGTCATGATCCAACTTGAAAATATCTCTATGAATTATGGCAGCTTTCAGGCAGTAAAAAATTGCAGTTTTAATGTTGAAAAGGGGCGTATTGTAGGACTTCTTGGTCCAAATGGCGCTGGCAAGACAACTTTGATGAAGATCCTTGCCACGCAGATCGTGCCCACAAGTGGCAGGGCAATGGTTGCAGGTTTTGATTGTGAAAAAAATCCCAAAGAGGTGAGGGCAAATATCGGATATCTCCCTGAAAGGGCTCCACTCTACGATGACATGGAGGTCAGAGAATATCTTGATTTCGTGGCGAGGGGCAGAGGCCTCAAGAATAGTCTTCTAAAAGATCGTCTTGAATGGGTGAAGGATCGTTGTGCCCTAAAAAAGAAGTGGTGTACGCCCATTGGAGAACTATCCAAGGGATATCGCCAGAGGGTAGGGCTGGCCCAAGCCCTGATTCACGATCCTCCAGTTCTAATTCTTGATGAACCTACTAGCGGACTTGACCCATTACAGATCATAGAAATCAGAGACCTCATTAAAGATCTAGCAAAGGAGAAGGCTATACTCTATAGCTCTCACATCATTCAAGAGATCGTAGCCCTGAGTGATAGAGTAGTGATAATTAGTGAGGGCAGTATTAAGGCAGATGGTCCAATACAAGAGTTGGCCCCTGATTTTCCAATTCAAGAATTATCGAGGGCGCAGGCAGACCTCGAAAAGGTATTTACCACCCTTATTCACCATAGCTAGATCCTGCATGAAAATGCGAAAAATTTTGTCACTTTTAGTGATCGCAGGATTTTAGACCATAATCCTTAGGGCCATAAGAGTGTGGACCTTTGCAGTATACAGGACCAAGCTGGAAGGAGGTATTTATGAGCCAGTGGTTGAACGTAGCCAAAAGGGAACTGAGGAGCTACTTTAATTCTCCTATCGCATACTGCTTTATAGTAGTCTTTTTATTGGTCACCTGTGGCCTATTCATGACCACCTTTTTCCTGTCAGGTGTCGCCACTATGAGGCCTTTTTTTTCCTCCCTGCCCTTGATTTTGATTGTATTCGTTCCAGCTATAACAATGAGACTTTGGGCAGAGGAAAGAAAGAACGGTACGCTTTCCCTACTTTTCAGTCTACCCACAAATAGCATTTCGCTGGTCTTGGGAAAGTTTTTAGCCTCATTTGCCTTTGGAATTCTAGCCCTTTTGAGTACCCTCGTTATTCCAATTATGTTGATTGTCCTAGGCGATCCAGACCCAGGACCAATTTTTGGAGGCTATCTTGGGAGCATTCTTTTGCTCGCATTTCTCCTATCTCTTGGGATGGCCGTATCTGCCTTTTTCAAAGACCAGATAGTTGCCTTCATCATATCCCTTGTAGTGGGATTTAGTTGTTTTCTTGCGGGTCTTGAATTCATCAGCGCATTTATTGATGGTTGGATTCCCGGGCTGGGAACTTTTCTAAGGGAGACAATTGGTATCTCTAGCCATTTTAATTCATTTTCCAAGGGAATAATTGATATAGGCGACTGTCTTTATTTCATTGTCTTTTCCGTCATATTTCTCCTTATCAACGTATTCACCCTAGAGGGTTATCTTAGGATGCGTACCACCAAGGGGTTTGCCTTTGGCTGCATCCTCCTTATTGGTATTGGGATCTTTTTAAACGGCATTTTTAGGGATATGCACCTTGGCAGAATGGACTTGACAGAGGACAAAATTTTTACAGTCTCCCCTGCAACCAAAAGGGTCTTTGAAAGACTAAAAGTGCCAATTCGCGTTACCTACTATGTATCGCCAAAAGATAAACTTCCAACTCCCATGAAAGATATGCCAAGGGATGTTGGAGACATCCTTGAGGAATTAAAAAGGCTTTCCCCAAAGTTTTCATACAAGATTGTGAATCCAGAAGACATACCTGATGAAATCGAGGACATACACAAAAAGGGGATTCTACCCTTTAGTGCCCAGACCATTGAGCATGACGCCCTCAATATAAAACGGATATATTCGGCAATATCAGTCGCTTATCTCGATAAGAAAGAAGAGATAATACCACAAGTTGTTCCGGATTCTCTAGGAAGCCTTGAATATGACCTCGTTAGCAGGATCTATAGGCTTACCTTGACCTCAAAACCAAAGATCGTCCTCATAACTCCAAATTCTTCTATGGATCCAAAGCTCGCCGAAATGCTGAGGCAGGCAGGACGCCCACCGCAGGAAATGGATAGATTTCAGCGCATCGTGGAAATACTTGAGTCTCAGGGCTACGAAGTTGTTAAGCAAAAGATTACAAAGGATACTCCTATCCCAGACGATGCTAGGCTAGTTATGATTATCGCCCCTGAGAAAATGAGTGATAGAGCGCGTTTTGAGATCTACAGATTTCTGAGGTCTGGTAAGCCTGTATTTATCGCTGGTCAGAGCTATACCTATTCCTATAGTGAAGGACCAAATGGGCCAGAGCTCCATGCACAAAAGTCCCTTCAAGAGACCAATGATTTGATCAGTCCATTTGGTCTCAAAATAGGTGAAAAGATGTTTTTTGACACCAGACATGTCACTCTCCATGTGACTAGTCAACGTCAAATAGGCATGTTTACGGCGTTAGTTCAGACTCCAGTAAACTATCCAGTCCAGATACAGGTCTTGCCAGATCAGATGAATAAAGATCTTTCCATTACAAATTCGATTGCTGGCCTCTTGTATCTCTGGGGGAGCCCTGTTTCAGTAGATGACGATCTTCTAAAAAAATATGGTGTTACGAAAACCGTCCTTTTTGAATCGAGTCCAGGTGCATGGGAAAGGGATTTTCATTTTGGACCATTGACTCAAAGGGATCTGAGTCCACCAAATACAAGGCAGTTGAAGTCATATCCCTTGGCAGTGCTCCTTGAAGGGAAATTCCCTGACCCATTTGAAGGCAAGAAGGTACCCAAATGGGCATCTGACAAGACCGATAATGAAACTGAGACTGAAAAAGACCCTAATCGCAACCAGCAAGTTACCTCTAAACCATCGAGGCTTCTGGTAGTTGGATGTTCTGAGATGTTTTCAGATACAGCCATCATGGCCATGGGGAATCCTGTATTTTTGTTGAATAGTGTTGATGCCCTAAGTCTTGGTGAAGAGCTGATTCACATTAGGAATAAGACCCAAGTGCAGCGTTTCATAAGGCCAGTGAGCACAAAAGAAAAGCTCATGTGGCGTTTATTCACTGTATTTTTCATGCCAGTACTTTGGATTTTATACGGTATATTCAGGGCCATAAGTAGAAAGAAAAATAGATTGCTTTGTGAAGGGAGGTAGTAAATGAAGCAGAGCCATGTTGTCATCCTCAGTGTGGTGTTCATATTGGTTATTGGACTTTATTTCATTCAAAAAAGGCCCCATCATGTGGAACCAAATGAATTGTTCGAGGAAGTCATCCCTGAATTTGATATTGATTCCATAGATAGTATTAAGGTTTGGACCCCAAAAGACAAATCAGGACATCCCTTCCATATTGTAAAAAAAGATCATTCCTATTGGATAGAAGTTTATGAAGATGGCACCTCTTTTCTAGCCCCCTGTCAGGAAAGCAGGGTCAAAAGACTCCTTGAATCACTCAGAGGTCTCAGGGGGGAGGAAAGGGCAAAGGGTGAAGATCACTTTGATACCTTTTTGATTGGAGACAAAAATGCCCTTCATTTGGAGCTAAAGAGTGGAGATCGAGTCATTTGCCACATATTGGTAGGTAAGAGAGGTGAGGCATGGGGTACATCCTTTGTTAGAAAAGTGGATGATGATAGTGTCCTAATAGTCAGGAAAAACATGCTGAGTCTTGTGGAGATCTGGCAGGAAAGGGCTGCACAAAATCCAAGTCCAACATCATGGATTGATCTGGGTGTGATAAAAGACGATTCAAGTGAGGTTGAAGGGGTTTCTTACTCTACTTCTGATGAAGTGTGGAGTCTGACGTCTAGTGGCAATGAAACGAGTGAGAAGGGAAAATGGCTTCTGGTACAAGATGGGGCTCAAATATCCATTGATGAGGATAAGGCAAAGGAATTCTTAAGGTCTATCTTTCCACTCTATGCTAAGAGCGTAAGAGATCCTTCCAAGATTAAAGACTTTGGACTCAGCAGCGGAGAAAACTTTGGCAGATTCACCATACATTATAGGACAAAGGGCCTAAAAATTATACACATCGGTAAGATTGATAAAGAAAAGAAGGTTGGATGGATACGAGACAATAGAGGGGTAATTTTTGAGGTATCCAGTGATCTCATCCATAAGATTCAAACAGGACCAGTCTTAGAAAAAAAGGAGGAGGCATCCCATAGCCAAGAGCAAAACTAGGACTATTTTTAGATAGATTGCATAAGGTATTGCCCTGTATGCCTTCATGCCTAAAAAAACACCGGAAAGTATAAAGGGGGCGTTTAGGAGAAAAAGAAAATAGGTGGTTTTATTCGATATACCAGTAAATAGATGACCCGTTGAAATGAATATTCCCGTGAAGAGAAAGAAGGCAGAAAGCGTCCCCTTTATTTCGTCTTTTTTCCAACCACTCAAGGTCACGTAGATAATGGTCGGGGGGCCTCCTGCACTGAAACTTGCCCCAATTATGCCTGTGAGAAAGCCTGCAACTATTCCCCAAATACGTGACAGACGCTTGTTTAGAGTCCTTTTTTTGGATAAGGAATAAATGGAATACGAAATGATGATTGCACCTAGTATGCGTTTTATGAGTATCTCATCCGCATACCTCAAGAAGCTTACTCCTAAAAAGATCCCAGGTATGGATCCTATGATCAGTGGCAATATGTTTTCAGACTTTACGTCTGATCTATGCCTAATAGTCAGTATGGTCGTAATAAGTAATCCGTTTAAAATTGATAGGCTCACTGCGAGTTTTGCAGGAAGTATTTGAATAAAAAAGGGCATGGCCACCAGGGCAGAGCCGAAACCAGTAAGTCCCTGCGTTAATCCTGCAAAGAATGATATGGGAAGCGTAACCAGATAATTTAGTTCTTCTATCATTCGAGCTATTCCCTAATGAGACAATTCTAGAGAACAGAAAATTTTCCCATCATTTTTTAATATGGCAAATATTATCCTAAATAGTGTGGCCATCTTCAATGGGCTTTTATCCATTGGTCTCTGGGCCAAAGGCCTTTTCTCCCATCCATGCCTTTATGCCGCCTGATAAGCTGTAGACTTTTTTAAATCCAAGAGAGGAAAATATCTGGGCACCTGCCCTACTTCTTGCCCCTGAGTTTCAGTAGACTATCGTGGTCTTAGACGGATCCAATGCCTTTGCCTTTTGAGATAGTTCTGAAAGGGGCATGAGATATGCTCTGGGAATATGGCCTTTTTCATACTCTTTGGGCTGACGAACATCAACAATTTGGATCTCATTGGGATCTGCCTTTGAAATGAGTTCCATGGCCTCTTGGCTGGAGATAGTCTTTACTGAGGAAAAGAGCTTCTTTAAAAAAAACATTCAGATTACCCCCTTTATATTGCAAGGCTGAGCGGTTTTAACACGCAATATTGTGAAGATAAATCAGGAATTTCAAATTACAATCCACGCCAAAATTCCTTAAGTACTGATTTTGTAGAATCAATTAATATCATTATGGAATGAAAGTGGAAAAAATTTTATTTATTATGGGATACTTTTTAAAAGATTACTCCTTGGCTGCACTAGTTCGCAACAAGCACTTGTTATAGTGAGCCTGGCTTACACCCTGTATCATTTGCCTTATAGGATATAGGAATTCATAATTTGTGATTAAAGGAGTTAGCTTTGGAAAAGTTTTCTGATACCTATTTAAGAGATTTCCAATTGAATATCCTTCAGCCACGGGAAGGATACAGATTTTCTGTGGACTCCATTTTGCTAACAAACTTTGTGCGCGCACCCAAAGAGGGCAGACTATTGGATATAGGTACAGGTTGTGGTGTTATTGCCCTTTGTCTTGCAAGGCTTTATCCTAATCTCAAGATCGTTGGTATAGAGATCCAAAGACAGTTATATGAAATTGCCAGGGAAAATGTAAAACGCAATGATCTTTCCCACCAGGTGGAAATAATCCATGGGGATATAACCAAGGCCAGGGAGATATTTGAGGCAGGGAGCTTTCAAGTGATTGTTACAAATCCCCCTTATAGGGATCCCCTAACAGGAAGGCTATGCCCAATAGCCCAAGAGGCCCTGTCTCGCCATGAGATATTGTTGGACCTTAATTCACTGGTCAAGGCCATCAGATACCTATTGTGTCCTGGTGGCCATATCTTCATGATATATCCAGCTGATAGAGCGGGCATCTTACTTCATGAACTAGTAGAAGCCAGACTTGAGCCCAAGCGAATTAGAAATGTACACCCAGGTCCCAATGATGAGGCCCGTATGTTTCTGGTTGATGCAATTAAGGATGCAAGGAAGGGTGGGCTCAGGGTGCTGCCTCCACTATTTATTTAGCACACTATTCAGGCTGACTCGCCAATTTTAGGATTTAGGTATTTAAACATATGAATAAAAAATTGGTCAAATTTCCATGGATTGCCATTCTTGGGCCGACGGCCGTAGGAAAAACGGACTTTAGTCTCAACCTGGCCGATGAAATTAGAGGAGAAATTATAAATTTTGATTCAGTTCAAATCTATAAGTACCTGGACATAGGATCAGCCAAGCCTACGATTGAAGAGCGAAAAAGGGTACCCCATCATTTGATAGACATATTATATCCCGATGATCCCTTTGACGCAGCAGACTTTATCGAAGCCGCTCTCAAGATATCAAAAAAACTTGAGACCCATGGAAAGGTCCCAATATTTGTTGGTGGAACTGGATTTTATTTGAGGGCCCTTGTTGAGGGCCTAACCCCCCTTCCTAAAGGAAATCCTCCTCTGAGAAACTGGCTGCGAAGTTTGGAGAGCAGGTTTGGTAGAGGCTTTCTTTTTAGATGTCTAAGTCAGTTTGATCCAGATACCGCTAAAAGGCTAGCCAAAAACGATTATTTTAGAATTATACGTGCCCTTGAGGTGTTTATTCTCACGGGACAACCCTTTTCAAAAATCTGCCGGGAAAATAGACCGTTTCCTAGAAGGTTCGATTGTCTTGTTAAAATAGGTCTTATTCGCCCAAGAGATGAGCTCTACAACAGAATAGAACAACGGGTTGAACAGATGTTTGAAATGGGATTTTTAGAGGAAGTAAAAGCCATTCTTGAAATGGGATATAGTCCTAATCTTAAGCCTCTGCAATCCCTTGGATATAGGCAGGTAATCGACTACATCTTGGGTAAGAAATCCTTGGAAAGGGCCATTTATGAGATCAAAAGGGATACGAGGCATTATGCCAAGAGACAACTGACATGGTTTAGAAGGGACTCACAAATAAAGTGGTTTCATCCAGATGCCTTTTTGGGTAGAGCTGATCTTTGGCGGTTTATCAATGGATGATACACCCAAAGGCCCAAAGC is drawn from Dissulfuribacter thermophilus and contains these coding sequences:
- a CDS encoding ABC transporter ATP-binding protein, with protein sequence MIQLENISMNYGSFQAVKNCSFNVEKGRIVGLLGPNGAGKTTLMKILATQIVPTSGRAMVAGFDCEKNPKEVRANIGYLPERAPLYDDMEVREYLDFVARGRGLKNSLLKDRLEWVKDRCALKKKWCTPIGELSKGYRQRVGLAQALIHDPPVLILDEPTSGLDPLQIIEIRDLIKDLAKEKAILYSSHIIQEIVALSDRVVIISEGSIKADGPIQELAPDFPIQELSRAQADLEKVFTTLIHHS
- a CDS encoding Gldg family protein, producing the protein MSQWLNVAKRELRSYFNSPIAYCFIVVFLLVTCGLFMTTFFLSGVATMRPFFSSLPLILIVFVPAITMRLWAEERKNGTLSLLFSLPTNSISLVLGKFLASFAFGILALLSTLVIPIMLIVLGDPDPGPIFGGYLGSILLLAFLLSLGMAVSAFFKDQIVAFIISLVVGFSCFLAGLEFISAFIDGWIPGLGTFLRETIGISSHFNSFSKGIIDIGDCLYFIVFSVIFLLINVFTLEGYLRMRTTKGFAFGCILLIGIGIFLNGIFRDMHLGRMDLTEDKIFTVSPATKRVFERLKVPIRVTYYVSPKDKLPTPMKDMPRDVGDILEELKRLSPKFSYKIVNPEDIPDEIEDIHKKGILPFSAQTIEHDALNIKRIYSAISVAYLDKKEEIIPQVVPDSLGSLEYDLVSRIYRLTLTSKPKIVLITPNSSMDPKLAEMLRQAGRPPQEMDRFQRIVEILESQGYEVVKQKITKDTPIPDDARLVMIIAPEKMSDRARFEIYRFLRSGKPVFIAGQSYTYSYSEGPNGPELHAQKSLQETNDLISPFGLKIGEKMFFDTRHVTLHVTSQRQIGMFTALVQTPVNYPVQIQVLPDQMNKDLSITNSIAGLLYLWGSPVSVDDDLLKKYGVTKTVLFESSPGAWERDFHFGPLTQRDLSPPNTRQLKSYPLAVLLEGKFPDPFEGKKVPKWASDKTDNETETEKDPNRNQQVTSKPSRLLVVGCSEMFSDTAIMAMGNPVFLLNSVDALSLGEELIHIRNKTQVQRFIRPVSTKEKLMWRLFTVFFMPVLWILYGIFRAISRKKNRLLCEGR
- a CDS encoding DUF4340 domain-containing protein, with amino-acid sequence MKQSHVVILSVVFILVIGLYFIQKRPHHVEPNELFEEVIPEFDIDSIDSIKVWTPKDKSGHPFHIVKKDHSYWIEVYEDGTSFLAPCQESRVKRLLESLRGLRGEERAKGEDHFDTFLIGDKNALHLELKSGDRVICHILVGKRGEAWGTSFVRKVDDDSVLIVRKNMLSLVEIWQERAAQNPSPTSWIDLGVIKDDSSEVEGVSYSTSDEVWSLTSSGNETSEKGKWLLVQDGAQISIDEDKAKEFLRSIFPLYAKSVRDPSKIKDFGLSSGENFGRFTIHYRTKGLKIIHIGKIDKEKKVGWIRDNRGVIFEVSSDLIHKIQTGPVLEKKEEASHSQEQN
- a CDS encoding sulfite exporter TauE/SafE family protein; protein product: MIEELNYLVTLPISFFAGLTQGLTGFGSALVAMPFFIQILPAKLAVSLSILNGLLITTILTIRHRSDVKSENILPLIIGSIPGIFLGVSFLRYADEILIKRILGAIIISYSIYSLSKKRTLNKRLSRIWGIVAGFLTGIIGASFSAGGPPTIIYVTLSGWKKDEIKGTLSAFFLFTGIFISTGHLFTGISNKTTYFLFLLNAPFILSGVFLGMKAYRAIPYAIYLKIVLVLLLAMGCLLLFF
- a CDS encoding tRNA1(Val) (adenine(37)-N6)-methyltransferase; the encoded protein is MEKFSDTYLRDFQLNILQPREGYRFSVDSILLTNFVRAPKEGRLLDIGTGCGVIALCLARLYPNLKIVGIEIQRQLYEIARENVKRNDLSHQVEIIHGDITKAREIFEAGSFQVIVTNPPYRDPLTGRLCPIAQEALSRHEILLDLNSLVKAIRYLLCPGGHIFMIYPADRAGILLHELVEARLEPKRIRNVHPGPNDEARMFLVDAIKDARKGGLRVLPPLFI
- the miaA gene encoding tRNA (adenosine(37)-N6)-dimethylallyltransferase MiaA, whose amino-acid sequence is MNKKLVKFPWIAILGPTAVGKTDFSLNLADEIRGEIINFDSVQIYKYLDIGSAKPTIEERKRVPHHLIDILYPDDPFDAADFIEAALKISKKLETHGKVPIFVGGTGFYLRALVEGLTPLPKGNPPLRNWLRSLESRFGRGFLFRCLSQFDPDTAKRLAKNDYFRIIRALEVFILTGQPFSKICRENRPFPRRFDCLVKIGLIRPRDELYNRIEQRVEQMFEMGFLEEVKAILEMGYSPNLKPLQSLGYRQVIDYILGKKSLERAIYEIKRDTRHYAKRQLTWFRRDSQIKWFHPDAFLGRADLWRFING